The following proteins come from a genomic window of Nostoc sp. ATCC 53789:
- a CDS encoding ATP-binding cassette domain-containing protein, with protein sequence MPQNNQTAVEFRDVTFSRNHRPLVSNLNFNIRQGEALVLLGRSGSGKTTTMKLINRLFTPTQGEVLFDGIPTTQWDEIKLRRKIGYVIQEIGLFPHFTVERNVGLVPALEGWQSKQIKTRVYELLQLVGLEPAQFAGRYPHELSGGQRQRVGVARALAADPPVLLMDEPFGALDPITRLELQQEFRRLQQELGKTVVFVTHDIQEALVLASRIGLMYGGELVVLGTTDEFMRSQHPESLAFLKCLRSFQDNL encoded by the coding sequence ATGCCGCAAAATAACCAAACCGCCGTTGAATTCCGCGATGTCACCTTTAGCCGCAATCATCGCCCCTTGGTGTCAAATCTCAACTTCAACATCCGCCAAGGAGAAGCACTAGTATTACTTGGGCGCAGTGGTAGCGGCAAAACCACCACAATGAAGTTAATTAATCGCCTATTCACACCTACACAAGGCGAAGTTTTATTTGATGGTATTCCCACAACTCAATGGGATGAAATTAAACTGCGGCGAAAAATTGGTTACGTCATTCAAGAAATTGGTTTATTTCCCCATTTTACAGTTGAACGCAATGTGGGTTTAGTCCCAGCTTTGGAAGGTTGGCAATCGAAACAAATAAAAACGCGGGTTTATGAGTTGTTGCAATTAGTGGGTTTAGAACCAGCGCAATTTGCAGGGCGTTACCCGCACGAACTTTCGGGAGGACAAAGACAAAGAGTCGGGGTAGCCAGGGCTTTAGCAGCAGATCCACCTGTATTGTTGATGGATGAACCCTTTGGCGCACTCGATCCGATTACGCGGTTAGAACTGCAACAAGAGTTTCGGCGTTTGCAGCAAGAGTTAGGAAAAACTGTTGTGTTTGTCACACACGATATTCAAGAAGCCTTGGTTTTGGCATCGAGAATTGGTTTAATGTATGGCGGAGAATTGGTAGTATTGGGGACAACAGATGAATTTATGCGATCGCAACACCCAGAAAGCCTAGCCTTTCTTAAATGTCTGCGTTCCTTCCAAGACAATTTATGA
- a CDS encoding phytochelatin synthase family protein, which translates to MLRKISKTFFKALTIGLYISSGSVLSQTLPLSSNLIGFNTPEGEKLLFESKSNQDFFSLSMQFTTQINQAYCGVASMVMVLNGLQIPAPEAAQYKPYRVFTQENFFSNDNTKKVLTPEVVSRQGMTLDELGKLLSSYGVKVNVYHATDTSLEQFRKQAAENLKQPQNFILINYLRKEIGQEKGGHISPVAAYNEQTDRFLILDVSRYKYPPVWVKTTDLWKAMLTNDPASKKSRGFLFVSKNL; encoded by the coding sequence ATGTTGCGAAAAATAAGTAAAACATTTTTCAAAGCTTTAACTATTGGATTATATATCTCTAGTGGAAGCGTTCTTTCTCAAACATTACCGCTTTCCTCTAACTTAATAGGTTTTAATACACCTGAAGGTGAAAAATTATTATTTGAGAGTAAGTCGAATCAAGACTTCTTTTCACTGAGTATGCAATTCACCACTCAAATTAATCAGGCATATTGTGGTGTTGCTAGTATGGTTATGGTACTGAATGGGTTACAAATTCCAGCACCAGAAGCAGCACAGTACAAGCCATATAGGGTATTTACTCAAGAAAACTTTTTTAGTAATGATAATACCAAAAAAGTACTAACTCCTGAAGTTGTGTCTCGCCAAGGTATGACTTTAGACGAGTTAGGAAAATTACTATCCAGCTATGGCGTTAAAGTTAATGTTTACCACGCTACCGATACTAGTTTAGAGCAGTTCCGCAAACAAGCGGCAGAAAATTTAAAACAACCGCAAAATTTTATTTTAATAAACTATTTACGCAAAGAAATAGGTCAAGAAAAAGGAGGACATATTTCCCCTGTAGCAGCATATAATGAGCAAACAGATAGATTTTTAATTCTGGATGTTTCTCGTTACAAGTATCCACCAGTGTGGGTAAAAACAACAGATTTATGGAAAGCAATGCTCACAAATGATCCAGCTTCTAAAAAGAGCCGTGGCTTTCTATTTGTAAGCAAAAATCTTTGA
- a CDS encoding Uma2 family endonuclease, which yields MNTVITPERIELPPGAVLKLLGDWQDYQVLSQQLGDRSSPRIKYRLGEILLMAPLPEHGRDASLLADIAKVLLDHLNRIYESFTPITMSLPEISGIEPDYSFYIENCRAVVGKKRIDWESDPPPDLAIEIDVTSYTDINDYLPYRVPEVWILKNNRLLIYRLQTESYVLTESSYFPNVREIVQQCLQMANEQSTSEVIRWLKNFLHGQQ from the coding sequence ATGAATACCGTAATTACACCAGAAAGAATCGAGTTACCACCTGGCGCGGTGTTGAAGCTTTTGGGAGATTGGCAAGACTATCAAGTATTGAGTCAGCAATTAGGCGATCGCTCTTCGCCTCGCATTAAATATAGACTTGGGGAAATTTTGCTAATGGCACCGCTACCAGAACACGGAAGAGATGCGAGTTTGCTGGCAGATATTGCTAAGGTTTTGCTGGATCATTTAAACCGCATATACGAGTCATTTACGCCCATTACCATGAGCTTGCCAGAAATTAGTGGTATTGAACCAGACTATTCCTTTTACATTGAAAATTGTAGAGCAGTAGTCGGGAAAAAAAGAATTGATTGGGAGTCAGATCCACCACCAGATTTAGCAATTGAAATAGACGTTACAAGCTACACCGATATTAATGATTACTTACCTTATCGAGTGCCAGAAGTTTGGATATTAAAGAATAATCGCCTATTAATTTATAGATTACAGACAGAAAGTTATGTGCTTACAGAAAGCAGCTACTTTCCTAACGTCAGAGAAATTGTGCAGCAATGTCTCCAAATGGCCAATGAGCAATCAACAAGTGAAGTCATTAGGTGGTTAAAGAACTTTTTGCATGGACAACAGTAG
- a CDS encoding CHAT domain-containing protein, with product MTKTTRIFGANSVKVKRQKQPGRWHKTTLAHFLRLPLYFLIALLCILGSPVLAKVPGSINSSSQSQINNLPSLAVVNDPGSLLEQGKFLYNSGNFAKAVEVLQQTVQTYKQQGESLRQAATLSNLSLAYQQLGLWSQAQQAITESLNLLKGQDENQNLQILAQSLDIQGRLQLRMGQAEAALATWQQTEEIYRRADNQSGVVRSLINQSQAWRTQGFYPRAVKTLDRVSQTLKSQPDAIEKTVSLRSLGDALLVVGDLEKSRLALEESLTIARNLQSSADIAASLFSLGNNARKQKNNLLAIAYYQQTVAASPPPLIKVQAQLNHLSLLIQDQQWAMVQTLLPLIESELAQLPPSRASIYAHVNFSQSLAKVKGGILQASSQHYYSGFSTKESAVLLASAIEQSRSLGDKRAEAYSLKSLGSLYEETGQLSYAQELTRQGLALAQSSNAPEITYTLEWQLGRLLRAEKDMNGAIAAYDAAVDTLQSLRRDLVVNKDVVNQDVQFNFRDSVEPIYRESVELLLKSQEGKPDQKILEKARQRIEALQLAELDDFFREACLQGQRVALDQMVDKDNPTAAILYPIILPDELQVIVKIPKQPLQSYTTQISHTKVEKLLVELRKNLVNPTATKAIQTQAHEVYNWLLQPIESKLQNSGVDTLVFVLDGPLRNLPMAALYDGKQYLVEKYAIALSVGLQLLDPKPLVKQQLRALTAGLTQPPPGFSKFAPLLAIKSEFDGITKAGVSTTSLLDGDFKKKNLEGEINAASFNIVHLATHGQFSSRLEDTFILDFDGQINVKDFDTLFHSQGKTIVELLVLSACQTATGDSRAALGLAGAAVRAGARSTIASLWQIDDESTAMFVSAFYRELKSGKITKAEAVHRAQLQLLQHPNYKAPSFWSAYVLIGNWL from the coding sequence ATGACTAAAACAACTAGGATTTTTGGCGCGAATTCTGTAAAAGTTAAAAGACAGAAGCAGCCAGGGCGTTGGCATAAAACCACACTGGCTCACTTTTTACGTTTGCCTTTGTACTTCCTAATAGCTTTGCTATGCATCTTGGGTTCACCCGTGCTAGCAAAAGTTCCTGGCTCGATTAATTCTTCATCTCAATCACAAATTAACAATTTGCCATCGCTGGCTGTAGTTAATGACCCAGGTTCGCTACTAGAACAGGGAAAATTTTTATACAATTCTGGTAACTTTGCCAAGGCAGTAGAAGTATTACAACAGACTGTCCAAACATATAAGCAGCAAGGAGAAAGCCTCAGACAGGCAGCGACACTGAGTAATCTTTCCCTAGCTTACCAGCAACTTGGTTTATGGAGTCAAGCACAGCAGGCAATTACAGAGAGCTTAAACTTGCTCAAAGGACAAGATGAAAACCAAAATCTTCAAATCTTGGCCCAATCACTGGATATTCAAGGTCGTCTTCAACTGAGAATGGGACAAGCCGAGGCAGCTTTAGCAACTTGGCAGCAGACAGAAGAAATTTACAGGCGAGCGGATAATCAAAGTGGTGTGGTGCGATCGCTAATCAACCAATCACAGGCGTGGCGAACTCAAGGATTTTACCCCCGCGCTGTCAAAACACTAGATCGGGTAAGTCAGACGTTAAAATCTCAACCAGATGCGATAGAAAAGACAGTGAGTTTGCGATCGCTCGGTGATGCTCTTTTGGTAGTGGGCGATTTGGAAAAGTCACGCCTGGCGCTAGAAGAAAGTCTGACGATTGCTCGAAATCTGCAATCAAGCGCAGATATTGCAGCCAGTCTGTTCAGCCTGGGGAATAATGCCCGTAAACAAAAAAACAACCTACTGGCGATCGCCTATTATCAACAAACAGTTGCAGCATCTCCCCCACCTTTAATAAAAGTCCAAGCCCAACTCAATCACCTGAGCCTACTGATTCAAGATCAACAATGGGCAATGGTTCAAACTCTCTTACCATTGATTGAATCTGAACTCGCTCAACTCCCTCCTAGCCGTGCTAGCATTTACGCTCATGTTAACTTTTCCCAAAGTTTGGCAAAAGTCAAGGGTGGTATATTACAAGCATCTAGTCAGCATTACTACTCAGGATTCAGCACCAAAGAATCAGCAGTATTACTTGCCAGCGCCATTGAACAATCCCGCAGTTTAGGGGACAAGCGGGCAGAAGCATACTCACTAAAGAGTTTAGGCAGCTTGTATGAAGAAACAGGACAATTGTCATACGCGCAAGAGCTTACCCGGCAAGGATTAGCTTTAGCGCAGAGCAGCAATGCACCAGAAATCACCTACACTTTAGAGTGGCAGTTAGGTAGATTACTGCGGGCAGAAAAAGATATGAATGGTGCGATCGCAGCCTATGATGCTGCTGTAGACACGCTCCAATCCCTTCGCAGAGATTTAGTAGTCAATAAAGACGTAGTTAACCAGGATGTACAATTCAACTTTCGGGACAGCGTAGAACCCATCTACCGAGAATCAGTAGAGTTACTGCTAAAATCCCAAGAAGGAAAACCAGATCAAAAAATATTGGAGAAAGCACGCCAACGCATTGAAGCACTCCAACTAGCAGAATTGGATGACTTCTTTCGAGAAGCTTGCCTACAAGGACAGAGAGTAGCCCTCGATCAAATGGTGGATAAAGATAATCCCACGGCTGCTATCCTTTATCCAATTATTCTTCCTGACGAACTTCAGGTAATTGTCAAAATTCCCAAACAACCCCTGCAAAGCTACACTACTCAGATTTCTCATACAAAAGTAGAGAAATTGTTAGTAGAACTGCGAAAAAATCTTGTCAACCCCACCGCTACCAAAGCCATCCAAACCCAGGCGCATGAAGTTTACAACTGGCTGCTTCAACCCATTGAGTCAAAATTGCAAAACAGTGGGGTAGATACCCTAGTGTTTGTCCTGGATGGCCCCTTACGGAATTTACCAATGGCAGCTCTATATGATGGTAAGCAATACTTGGTAGAGAAATATGCAATTGCTCTGAGCGTGGGTCTGCAACTCCTCGATCCTAAACCACTGGTAAAACAGCAGCTAAGAGCGCTAACCGCAGGACTGACTCAGCCACCACCAGGTTTTTCTAAGTTTGCTCCGTTGCTTGCGATCAAATCTGAATTTGACGGCATTACCAAAGCAGGAGTCTCGACAACTAGCCTACTAGATGGAGATTTTAAGAAAAAGAATTTAGAGGGTGAAATTAATGCTGCTTCATTCAACATAGTGCATTTAGCAACTCACGGTCAGTTTAGTTCTCGCCTTGAAGACACTTTTATTTTGGATTTCGATGGTCAGATCAATGTCAAAGATTTTGATACTCTTTTTCACAGTCAGGGCAAAACCATAGTAGAGTTACTCGTTTTGAGTGCTTGCCAGACAGCAACAGGAGACAGCCGTGCAGCACTGGGTCTTGCAGGAGCAGCTGTCCGGGCTGGCGCACGCAGTACCATCGCCTCACTGTGGCAGATTGATGATGAATCAACGGCAATGTTTGTTAGTGCCTTCTATCGAGAACTCAAGAGTGGCAAAATCACTAAAGCCGAAGCTGTCCACCGTGCCCAGCTACAACTGTTACAACACCCTAACTACAAAGCACCAAGCTTTTGGTCTGCCTATGTGTTGATTGGCAATTGGTTGTAA
- a CDS encoding glycine betaine ABC transporter substrate-binding protein, translated as MKRFLVSCFLTFALLLVITSCTPNVKSSSDGNIIVASKDFTEQDILGELLAQQIEATTNLKVSRRPRLGGSFVCHNAITTGKIDAYIEYTGTAFTGILKQKAVNDPKEVYERLKQAYSQQFNLEVMPSLGFENTFAMIVRGDDAKRYNIQTLSEATQYTPQWRGGFGYEFLEREDGFPGLAKTYDLRFAKSPQIMDLGLIYRALIQKQVDMVAGNSTDGQISRLGLVVLKDDKHYFPPYETVPIVRQEILKKYPQLKTAIASLAGKISADEMRQLNYLVEGELRDIKDVVQEFRKSKGLK; from the coding sequence ATGAAAAGATTTTTAGTATCGTGCTTTTTAACTTTTGCTTTGTTATTAGTCATCACTAGCTGTACACCAAATGTAAAGAGTAGCAGTGATGGCAATATTATTGTTGCTTCCAAAGATTTTACTGAGCAAGATATTTTAGGTGAACTTCTAGCACAGCAAATAGAAGCAACAACTAATTTAAAAGTATCTCGTCGTCCCCGTTTGGGTGGTTCTTTTGTTTGTCATAACGCGATTACTACTGGCAAGATTGATGCTTATATTGAGTACACGGGTACAGCTTTTACTGGAATCTTAAAGCAAAAAGCAGTTAATGATCCTAAAGAAGTTTATGAAAGATTAAAACAAGCATACTCCCAGCAATTCAATTTGGAAGTGATGCCAAGCTTGGGTTTTGAAAATACTTTTGCGATGATTGTTCGGGGAGATGATGCTAAACGCTACAATATTCAAACTCTCTCGGAAGCTACTCAATATACACCTCAGTGGCGCGGTGGTTTTGGTTACGAGTTTTTAGAACGAGAAGATGGTTTCCCTGGATTAGCTAAAACTTACGATTTACGTTTTGCCAAATCTCCTCAAATCATGGACTTGGGTTTGATATATCGTGCTTTGATTCAAAAACAAGTAGATATGGTAGCGGGTAACTCCACTGATGGGCAGATTTCTAGGTTGGGTTTAGTTGTGTTAAAGGATGATAAACATTATTTTCCACCCTACGAGACTGTGCCAATTGTTCGGCAAGAAATATTAAAAAAATATCCCCAATTAAAAACAGCGATCGCTTCACTTGCTGGAAAGATTTCGGCAGATGAAATGCGACAATTAAATTATTTAGTTGAGGGTGAATTACGTGATATTAAAGATGTTGTCCAGGAGTTTCGCAAATCGAAGGGATTAAAATAA
- a CDS encoding ABC transporter permease: MKNFFLVKYAPEILQHTLEHLFLVGIAIGIAILIGIPLGILITRKTYLRQPILGIANILQTIPSLALFGLLIPVPIIGGIGAVPAIVALTVYSLLPIIRNTYTGITGVDPAIREAGRGMGMTDRQLLLQVEIPLAMGVILAGVRVATVIAIGIATIAAAIGAGGLGVFIFRGISVVNDQLILAGAVPAAVIALLADFAIGWLENKLKIKS, encoded by the coding sequence ATGAAAAATTTCTTTCTTGTTAAGTATGCCCCAGAAATTCTTCAGCATACTCTTGAACACTTATTTTTAGTAGGCATCGCTATTGGAATTGCCATACTTATAGGCATTCCATTAGGTATTTTAATTACACGTAAAACTTATCTCCGCCAACCAATTCTCGGCATAGCGAATATTCTTCAAACTATTCCTAGTTTGGCTCTCTTTGGTTTACTCATTCCTGTTCCTATAATTGGCGGAATTGGGGCTGTACCAGCAATTGTTGCTCTGACTGTATATTCTTTGCTGCCGATAATTCGTAACACCTACACAGGGATTACTGGTGTAGATCCAGCGATTCGAGAGGCTGGGAGAGGTATGGGAATGACGGATAGACAATTGTTATTGCAAGTTGAGATTCCCTTGGCAATGGGGGTCATTTTAGCAGGTGTGCGAGTCGCAACGGTAATTGCTATAGGCATTGCAACCATTGCAGCTGCGATCGGGGCTGGTGGCTTGGGAGTCTTTATTTTTCGCGGCATATCAGTAGTGAACGATCAGTTAATTTTAGCTGGTGCAGTTCCGGCGGCGGTAATTGCATTATTGGCTGACTTTGCAATTGGCTGGTTGGAGAATAAATTAAAAATTAAAAGTTAA
- a CDS encoding phytochelatin synthase family protein, giving the protein MDLDNLAQISKRDLEIIQLHQFQQPIYCCNVTAIAYAFTALGYLTTVDEIFYATQLPIASVLDDGMTLAETYDTCRTYLEKKEIPVSIRVEHFDKPSMTLEAFTREVEAAVCDETDVHILNFNTRIAHENPSLEGGHFSLLADYDPKTQEITIADTNPKRYTRFWKCPIQRIYAACVDKDSSSNRSRGMIVLRRLEKANLAANGVVHPSEIALNALHSE; this is encoded by the coding sequence ATGGATCTTGATAATTTAGCTCAAATTTCTAAACGAGATTTGGAAATCATTCAACTACATCAGTTTCAACAACCCATCTACTGTTGTAATGTCACTGCAATTGCTTATGCCTTTACCGCATTGGGATATCTGACCACTGTTGATGAGATTTTTTATGCTACCCAACTGCCGATCGCATCGGTTTTAGATGATGGCATGACGTTAGCAGAAACCTACGATACTTGTCGAACTTACCTTGAAAAAAAAGAAATACCTGTGTCCATTCGGGTAGAGCATTTTGATAAACCGAGTATGACCCTCGAAGCATTCACCCGTGAAGTTGAAGCTGCCGTTTGTGATGAAACTGATGTCCACATTCTTAACTTCAATACCCGTATTGCCCATGAAAATCCCAGTTTAGAAGGTGGTCACTTTTCCTTATTGGCAGACTATGACCCGAAAACTCAAGAAATAACCATCGCAGATACAAATCCTAAACGGTATACCCGGTTTTGGAAATGCCCAATTCAACGTATATATGCCGCTTGCGTAGATAAAGATTCCTCATCGAATCGCTCTCGTGGCATGATCGTGCTTCGCAGGCTGGAGAAAGCCAATCTAGCAGCTAACGGAGTGGTTCATCCATCAGAAATCGCCTTGAACGCTCTCCATTCTGAATAA
- the ggt gene encoding gamma-glutamyltransferase, whose translation MPAARVAIAIFSFTLVVYSQVASAALTLPLRSKKGMVVSAHPLASEAGILMLRKGGNAVDAAVATTFAISVVEPFSAGIGGGGFLLMHSEKTGYMKALDFRERAPLKATRNMYLDAKGKVRPNASINGYLAVGTPGTVAGLYEVHRRYGKLSWQEVVKPAIALAKDGFILGDAATWRYLQTNNSAKQVLLKNPGMREIFTHNGEFYQPGEKLVQRDLARTLTAVAENPQSFYTGSIARAIASDMVKNGGLITLEDLKAYKPIWRTPICGNFRKAKVCSMPPPSSGGVHLLQILNIIGDTDLKSLGWHHPDAIQLMVEAMKIAYADRSEYLGDPDFVKVPVQELLSPAYAKERRQEINMQVARPSTKVKPVDRKTLQRFSQANNRSLGENTIPLSHQSLKLHATRYESTETSHLTVVDEERNAVSLTFTINLSFGAGVVTPGTGIILNNEMDDFAAAPGVPNAFGLVGNDANSIAPRKTPLSSMTPTIVTENGHFRMAAGAPGGSTIITQVLQVILNVLEYNMNVGAAVSVPRIHHQWLPDELRVEPWGLDALTLQELRRRGHKIKETTPWGNGNAIAVTSDGTLEGAADPRGEGSPRGL comes from the coding sequence ATGCCTGCGGCGCGCGTAGCCATCGCAATTTTTTCTTTCACCCTCGTTGTTTATAGCCAAGTTGCATCAGCCGCCTTAACTTTACCCCTACGCAGCAAAAAGGGAATGGTGGTTTCAGCGCATCCTCTAGCAAGTGAAGCGGGAATTTTAATGTTACGCAAAGGTGGTAATGCAGTAGATGCAGCTGTAGCCACAACTTTTGCAATCTCTGTAGTTGAGCCTTTTTCCGCAGGCATCGGCGGCGGCGGATTTTTGCTGATGCACTCTGAGAAAACTGGCTACATGAAAGCTTTAGATTTTCGGGAACGCGCACCCTTGAAAGCTACAAGAAATATGTATTTAGATGCAAAAGGAAAAGTGCGTCCCAATGCAAGTATTAATGGTTATTTAGCAGTAGGGACACCAGGAACGGTGGCGGGACTTTATGAAGTACATCGTCGCTATGGTAAACTTTCTTGGCAAGAGGTGGTGAAACCTGCGATCGCACTCGCTAAAGATGGCTTTATTCTTGGCGATGCCGCAACTTGGCGTTATCTGCAAACAAATAACTCCGCCAAGCAAGTACTTCTCAAAAATCCAGGGATGCGGGAAATTTTCACTCACAACGGTGAATTTTATCAACCAGGGGAGAAACTGGTGCAGCGTGATTTGGCACGCACTTTAACAGCAGTTGCCGAAAATCCCCAAAGTTTTTACACCGGAAGTATTGCTCGTGCGATCGCTTCTGATATGGTAAAAAATGGTGGTTTAATTACTTTAGAAGACCTGAAAGCCTACAAACCAATCTGGCGGACTCCTATTTGTGGCAATTTCCGCAAAGCTAAAGTTTGCTCAATGCCACCCCCATCATCGGGAGGCGTTCACCTATTGCAGATTTTAAATATTATCGGTGACACTGATTTAAAATCTTTGGGATGGCATCATCCTGACGCTATTCAGTTAATGGTAGAGGCAATGAAAATTGCTTACGCCGATCGTTCAGAATATTTAGGCGATCCTGATTTTGTCAAAGTTCCTGTACAAGAACTACTCAGTCCAGCTTACGCCAAAGAACGCCGTCAAGAAATTAATATGCAAGTGGCTAGACCCTCGACCAAGGTCAAGCCAGTAGATAGAAAGACACTACAACGTTTTAGTCAGGCTAATAATCGGAGTTTAGGAGAAAATACCATTCCTTTATCTCATCAGTCTCTTAAACTGCACGCGACGCGGTATGAATCCACTGAAACCAGTCATCTTACGGTTGTGGATGAAGAACGCAACGCTGTAAGTCTAACTTTCACCATTAACCTCAGTTTTGGTGCTGGTGTGGTGACACCGGGAACTGGAATTATCCTCAACAATGAGATGGATGATTTTGCTGCTGCGCCAGGAGTACCTAACGCCTTTGGTTTAGTTGGTAACGATGCCAACAGTATTGCACCCCGAAAAACTCCCTTATCCAGCATGACTCCCACAATTGTCACAGAAAATGGTCATTTTCGGATGGCAGCAGGTGCGCCTGGTGGTAGCACTATCATCACTCAGGTTTTGCAAGTCATCCTAAATGTGCTGGAATACAACATGAATGTTGGCGCAGCTGTTTCTGTTCCACGCATACATCATCAATGGCTTCCAGATGAGTTGCGTGTAGAACCTTGGGGTTTAGATGCTCTGACTCTACAAGAATTACGCCGTCGGGGGCATAAAATTAAGGAAACTACTCCTTGGGGTAATGGTAACGCGATCGCGGTTACATCTGATGGAACTCTAGAAGGCGCGGCAGATCCTCGCGGTGAAGGTTCCCCCAGAGGTCTATGA
- a CDS encoding DUF1802 family protein: MLMELTTTFHALKEWAVAVNALESGKTIMLLRKGGIHERNGHFQVAHKQILLYPTYEHQQAFMLKPEYANRVYPVTSGWHPETVRIGSWAEITDILPVSDEFLVNALLPFHIWNEHFISDRLKWKPRQPLYILLLRTYKLTQEQEIPYYPKYGGCKSWIDLDQSINLQETTPALSDFAYTQLVQTIRGIVGDKMATKIDMLNHNSTFC; the protein is encoded by the coding sequence ATGCTGATGGAATTGACTACAACTTTTCATGCTCTCAAAGAATGGGCAGTCGCCGTAAATGCCTTGGAGAGTGGCAAAACAATTATGTTGCTCCGCAAAGGGGGTATTCATGAACGAAATGGACATTTCCAAGTTGCCCACAAGCAAATTTTGCTTTACCCGACTTATGAACATCAACAAGCTTTCATGCTCAAACCTGAGTATGCTAATCGTGTTTATCCAGTAACATCAGGTTGGCATCCAGAGACAGTTCGCATCGGCAGTTGGGCTGAAATTACAGATATTTTGCCAGTTAGTGACGAATTTCTTGTCAACGCCTTGCTTCCATTCCATATTTGGAACGAGCATTTTATTAGCGATCGCCTTAAATGGAAACCACGTCAGCCCCTTTATATTCTCCTCCTGCGGACATATAAGCTAACCCAAGAGCAAGAAATTCCTTATTACCCTAAATACGGCGGTTGCAAATCATGGATTGATTTAGATCAATCAATTAACTTGCAAGAAACAACGCCAGCTTTGTCTGACTTTGCATACACCCAATTAGTACAGACAATTCGCGGCATTGTCGGCGACAAAATGGCCACAAAGATTGATATGCTCAATCACAACTCGACCTTTTGCTAA